Proteins from one Bartonella sp. HY328 genomic window:
- a CDS encoding lytic murein transglycosylase, with translation MKLWSIKSYFIIICLCLFSLTATAFAQVNKPQIEKNFQQWLENDFWPIAKANGISRQTFDSALKNVKINWKLPDLVIPGAAPKPQKPQSQAEFSSPARYFDEQKIKIIVDGGKKRKSQYEQLLSQIKTRYGVPENIILAIWGRETAYGSVKIPYDAFEVLATKAFMATRKEMFQNELLSALIIVEKNYINANELKSSWAGALGQPQFMPSSYLKHAVDFDGDGHRDIWQSVPDSLASIANYLKLEGWDSKFNWGYEVILPQSVSCALEGPDMRKSLAEWQQLGVKRADRRSFSNTDLKTPASLLMPAGRFGPAFLVTPNFYVIKSYNMSDLYAVYIGHVADGIGGTPQFFAKWQNVDVTLRSDVLKIQQYLQKQGYDIGKADGLAGFKTRRSIGQWQQKNGLAADCYPSQKTLKAL, from the coding sequence ATGAAACTATGGAGCATAAAATCTTATTTTATCATTATATGCCTTTGTCTGTTTAGCTTAACTGCAACGGCATTTGCACAAGTAAACAAGCCACAAATTGAAAAAAACTTTCAGCAATGGCTGGAAAATGATTTTTGGCCCATTGCTAAAGCCAATGGTATCAGCCGCCAAACTTTTGATAGCGCGTTAAAGAATGTTAAAATCAATTGGAAACTGCCTGATCTTGTTATACCGGGCGCTGCACCTAAGCCGCAAAAGCCACAAAGTCAGGCGGAGTTTTCCTCCCCTGCCCGCTATTTTGATGAGCAAAAAATTAAAATTATTGTTGATGGCGGTAAGAAACGTAAAAGCCAATATGAGCAATTATTATCACAAATTAAAACACGCTATGGCGTACCAGAAAATATTATTCTTGCAATTTGGGGAAGAGAAACAGCCTATGGCAGTGTAAAAATTCCCTATGATGCTTTTGAGGTTTTAGCAACCAAAGCCTTTATGGCAACCCGTAAAGAGATGTTTCAAAATGAGTTGTTAAGCGCACTTATTATCGTTGAAAAAAACTATATAAATGCCAATGAATTAAAAAGCTCTTGGGCGGGTGCATTAGGACAACCACAATTTATGCCAAGCTCTTATTTGAAACATGCCGTTGATTTTGATGGTGATGGCCATCGCGATATTTGGCAAAGTGTCCCCGATAGCCTTGCCTCTATTGCCAATTATCTAAAGTTAGAAGGTTGGGATAGTAAATTTAACTGGGGGTACGAGGTGATTTTACCGCAAAGCGTTTCTTGTGCTTTGGAAGGGCCAGACATGCGAAAAAGCCTTGCAGAGTGGCAACAGCTTGGCGTAAAGCGCGCTGATAGGCGCAGTTTTTCAAATACAGATCTAAAAACGCCAGCTTCATTATTAATGCCAGCGGGTCGCTTTGGGCCTGCTTTTTTGGTGACACCCAATTTCTATGTCATTAAAAGCTATAATATGAGCGATCTTTATGCAGTTTATATTGGCCATGTCGCTGATGGCATTGGTGGCACGCCGCAATTTTTCGCAAAATGGCAAAATGTTGATGTTACGCTGCGATCAGACGTTTTAAAAATCCAACAATATTTGCAAAAACAAGGCTATGACATCGGCAAGGCTGATGGTTTGGCAGGGTTTAAAACACGCCGCTCCATA
- a CDS encoding HAD family hydrolase, translated as MSITKLRKIRGLLFDKDGTLIDFEKTWFAIAYEQALMAANGDDDKARDLLELGGYDFTTERFKGDSPMASGSLLDLVKLWHPELEGVAIDNKVLEYRNHGAERSMLYVCEIDGISQSLKTLKQQGYILGIATNDSELSAKKCVEKFGWQEYFSEIIGWDSVENAKPAGDQIMLFSKTTRLNLDEIAMIGDNNHDISAARNANAGLAIGVLSGTGSKEQLQNNCDLLFPSVVELSDWLINTRDYN; from the coding sequence ATGTCTATAACAAAATTACGCAAAATTCGTGGCCTATTATTTGATAAAGATGGTACATTAATCGACTTTGAAAAGACATGGTTTGCTATCGCCTATGAGCAAGCCTTAATGGCAGCCAATGGCGATGATGATAAAGCGCGCGACCTTTTAGAATTAGGTGGCTATGATTTTACAACGGAACGTTTTAAGGGCGACAGCCCAATGGCGTCTGGTTCATTGCTTGACCTTGTCAAATTATGGCATCCAGAACTTGAAGGCGTGGCAATTGATAATAAAGTGCTTGAATACCGCAATCATGGGGCAGAAAGATCTATGCTCTATGTCTGCGAAATTGATGGTATTAGTCAAAGTTTAAAAACACTGAAACAACAAGGCTATATCCTTGGCATTGCTACAAATGATTCTGAATTAAGTGCAAAAAAATGTGTCGAAAAATTTGGCTGGCAAGAATATTTCAGCGAAATTATCGGTTGGGACTCTGTTGAAAATGCCAAGCCGGCAGGCGATCAAATTATGCTTTTTAGCAAGACAACGCGACTTAATCTTGATGAAATTGCCATGATTGGCGACAATAATCACGATATAAGCGCCGCACGCAACGCCAATGCAGGTCTTGCAATCGGCGTTTTATCAGGTACTGGCAGCAAAGAGCAGTTGCAAAACAATTGTGATTTATTATTTCCATCGGTGGTAGAATTATCCGATTGGCTGATAAACACTAGAGATTACAACTAA